In a single window of the Caproicibacterium sp. BJN0003 genome:
- a CDS encoding zinc-ribbon domain containing protein yields the protein MYQDKTLVCKDCGQNFTFTAGEQEFFAEKGFTNEPQRCPECRKARRQNSNGGRGERQMYDAVCASCGRPCKVPFQPRDDRPVYCSECFSNKR from the coding sequence ATGTATCAAGACAAAACCCTCGTCTGCAAGGATTGCGGTCAGAATTTCACCTTTACTGCTGGAGAGCAGGAGTTTTTTGCTGAGAAAGGCTTTACTAATGAGCCCCAGCGTTGCCCTGAATGCCGCAAAGCACGCAGACAAAATTCAAACGGTGGACGCGGAGAGCGCCAGATGTATGATGCTGTCTGTGCTTCCTGTGGAAGACCTTGCAAGGTTCCTTTCCAGCCGCGCGACGATCGCCCTGTTTACTGCAGTGAATGCTTTAGCAATAAAAGATAA